A window from Deltaproteobacteria bacterium CG2_30_66_27 encodes these proteins:
- a CDS encoding chaperonin GroL, which produces MAKVLKFSEEARGKIKVGVDALADAVKVTLGPRGRNVIIEKSFGSPLVTKDGVTVAKEVELVDKFENMGAQMVKEVASKTSDIAGDGTTTATVLAQVIYREGAKLVAAGYNPMDLKRGIDKAVESVAAELKKMSKATKDPKEIAQVGTISANNDETIGNIISEAMAKVGKEGVITVEEAKGMETTLEIVEGMQFDRGYLSPYFVTDPERMEVILEDPYILIHEKKIANMKDLLPLLEQIARAGKPLLIVAEEVEGEALATLVVNKLRGTLNASAVKAPGFGDRRKAMLEDIAILTGGKAIAEEMGIKLEAVTLTDLGRAKRVVIDKDNTTIIDGAGKKADIEGRVKQIRAQVEETTSDYDKEKLQERLAKLVGGVAVINVGAATESEMKEKKARVEDALHATRAAVEEGIVPGGGVAYIRAAVALESLKIDHDQQAGVDIIRKALFEPARQIAINAGQDGGVVVDKIRNGKGNFGFNAGTEEFEDLMKGGILDPTKVSRVALQNAASVAGLMITTECAIAEKPEEKKEMPQMPMGGGGGMY; this is translated from the coding sequence ATGGCGAAAGTTCTGAAGTTCAGCGAGGAGGCCCGCGGCAAGATCAAGGTGGGCGTGGACGCATTGGCCGACGCGGTCAAGGTGACTCTCGGCCCCCGGGGCCGCAACGTGATCATCGAAAAGTCGTTCGGCTCCCCTCTGGTCACCAAGGACGGCGTGACGGTGGCCAAGGAAGTCGAGCTGGTGGACAAGTTCGAAAACATGGGCGCGCAGATGGTGAAGGAGGTCGCCTCCAAGACGAGCGACATCGCGGGCGACGGGACCACCACCGCCACCGTGCTGGCCCAGGTGATCTACCGGGAAGGGGCGAAGCTGGTCGCGGCGGGCTACAACCCGATGGACCTCAAGCGCGGGATCGACAAGGCCGTCGAGAGCGTCGCCGCCGAGCTCAAGAAGATGTCCAAGGCGACGAAGGACCCGAAGGAGATCGCCCAGGTCGGCACCATCTCGGCGAACAACGACGAGACGATCGGGAACATCATCTCCGAGGCGATGGCGAAGGTCGGCAAGGAAGGGGTCATCACCGTCGAGGAAGCCAAGGGGATGGAGACCACCCTCGAGATCGTCGAGGGGATGCAGTTCGACCGCGGCTACCTCTCGCCGTACTTCGTGACGGACCCGGAGCGGATGGAGGTCATCCTCGAGGACCCGTACATCCTCATCCATGAGAAGAAGATCGCCAACATGAAGGACCTGCTCCCGCTGCTGGAGCAGATCGCCCGCGCCGGCAAGCCGCTGCTGATCGTGGCGGAGGAAGTCGAGGGCGAGGCGCTGGCCACCCTCGTGGTGAACAAGCTCCGCGGCACGCTGAACGCCTCGGCCGTCAAGGCCCCCGGCTTCGGCGACCGTCGCAAGGCGATGCTCGAGGATATCGCGATCCTCACCGGCGGAAAGGCGATCGCCGAGGAGATGGGGATCAAGCTCGAGGCGGTCACCCTGACCGACCTGGGCCGCGCCAAGCGGGTCGTGATCGACAAGGACAACACGACGATCATCGACGGGGCCGGCAAGAAGGCCGATATCGAGGGCCGGGTGAAGCAGATCCGGGCGCAGGTCGAGGAGACCACGTCCGACTACGACAAGGAGAAGCTCCAGGAGCGGCTGGCCAAGCTGGTCGGCGGCGTCGCGGTGATCAACGTCGGCGCGGCGACCGAGTCCGAGATGAAGGAGAAGAAGGCGCGCGTCGAGGACGCCCTGCACGCGACCCGTGCCGCGGTCGAGGAGGGGATCGTCCCCGGCGGCGGTGTCGCCTACATCCGGGCGGCGGTCGCGCTGGAGAGCCTGAAGATCGACCACGACCAGCAGGCGGGCGTGGACATCATCCGCAAGGCGCTGTTCGAGCCGGCCCGCCAGATCGCGATCAACGCCGGCCAGGACGGCGGCGTCGTCGTCGACAAGATCAGGAACGGCAAGGGGAACTTCGGCTTCAACGCGGGCACGGAGGAGTTCGAGGACCTGATGAAGGGTGGAATCCTCGACCCGACCAAGGTGAGCCGCGTGGCGCTGCAGAACGCGGCTTCGGTGGCGGGCCTCATGATCACCACCGAGTGCGCCATTGCCGAGAAGCCCGAGGAGAAGAAGGAGATGCCGCAGATGCCGATGGGCGGCGGCGGCGGGATGTACTGA
- a CDS encoding co-chaperone GroES, with protein MKVKPLQDRILIKRVEEEAKTKGGIIIPDSAKEKPQEGLVVAVGPGKVTDNGTRVAPEVKAGDRILFGKYSGTDIKVDGVEHLILREDDILAILTK; from the coding sequence ATGAAGGTCAAGCCGTTGCAGGACAGGATTCTGATCAAGCGGGTGGAAGAGGAAGCCAAGACCAAGGGAGGGATCATCATCCCGGACTCGGCCAAGGAGAAGCCGCAGGAGGGCCTGGTCGTCGCCGTGGGCCCCGGCAAGGTGACGGACAACGGGACCCGCGTGGCCCCCGAGGTGAAGGCGGGCGACCGTATCCTGTTCGGAAAATATTCCGGCACGGACATCAAGGTGGACGGCGTGGAGCACCTGATCCTGCGCGAAGACGACATCCTGGCGATCCTGACCAAGTAG
- a CDS encoding 3-deoxy-7-phosphoheptulonate synthase has protein sequence MIIVMGAGAARKEIRTVIARIKALGYTPHPIYGKERTVIGAIGDERGKNVLQGLESLPGVERVVPILKPYKLASREVTPERTVLRIAPGVTVGDRQLLVIAGPCSVESETQMIETALAVKKAGAHVLRGGAWKPRTSPYAFQGLELKGLKILRKAGDRAGMPIVTEVMNPADVERIAEYSDILQVGARNVQNFSLLKRIGKSKRPILLKRGMMTTVTEYLMSAEYCLSEGSQKVILCERGIRTFEDATRNTLDLSAIPVLKERTHLPVIVDPSHATGVARLVPPMSFAAVAAGADGLMIEVHPTPETALSDGPQSLTFAKFTETMAMLQPFIAAAGRTL, from the coding sequence ATGATCATCGTCATGGGGGCGGGTGCGGCCCGGAAAGAGATCCGCACCGTCATCGCCAGGATCAAGGCGCTGGGGTACACCCCGCACCCGATCTACGGGAAGGAACGCACCGTCATCGGCGCGATCGGGGACGAGCGCGGCAAGAACGTCCTCCAGGGGCTCGAGTCGCTCCCCGGGGTGGAGCGGGTCGTCCCGATCCTCAAGCCGTACAAGCTCGCCAGCCGCGAGGTGACGCCGGAGCGGACGGTCCTCCGGATCGCCCCGGGGGTGACGGTCGGGGACCGGCAGCTCCTGGTCATCGCGGGCCCCTGTTCCGTGGAGAGCGAAACGCAGATGATCGAGACGGCGCTGGCCGTCAAAAAGGCGGGCGCCCACGTGCTGCGCGGCGGGGCGTGGAAGCCGCGCACCTCCCCGTACGCCTTCCAGGGGCTGGAGCTCAAGGGCCTCAAGATCCTTCGCAAGGCGGGGGATCGCGCGGGGATGCCGATCGTCACCGAGGTGATGAACCCGGCCGACGTCGAGCGGATCGCCGAATACTCGGACATCCTCCAGGTCGGGGCGCGCAACGTCCAGAACTTCTCCCTCCTCAAGCGGATCGGCAAGTCGAAGCGGCCCATCCTGCTCAAGCGCGGGATGATGACGACGGTCACCGAGTACCTGATGAGCGCGGAGTATTGTCTCTCCGAGGGGAGCCAGAAGGTGATCCTGTGCGAGCGCGGGATCCGGACGTTCGAGGACGCGACGCGGAACACCCTCGACCTTTCCGCGATCCCGGTCCTCAAGGAGCGCACCCACCTCCCCGTCATCGTCGATCCGTCCCACGCCACCGGCGTGGCGCGTCTCGTCCCGCCGATGTCGTTCGCCGCCGTCGCCGCGGGCGCCGACGGGCTGATGATCGAGGTCCACCCCACGCCGGAGACGGCGCTCTCCGACGGTCCGCAGTCGCTCACCTTCGCGAAGTTCACCGAGACGATGGCGATGCTCCAGCCCTTCATCGCCGCGGCGGGAAGAACGCTCTGA